GGCGTGCGCCTGCACTTGAGCGGGCTCAAGCTGCCGGCGCAGCAGGTGCTGGAGCGCGCCGGCCTGCTGGCGCCCGGCCCGATGATGTTCATCTACCGCACCGACGCCGATGCGCTCGCGGCACTGGGCGCCATCCCCGGGATGGCGGGCGCCGGCGGGGCGCCCGCAGAAGTCAATCCTGCACCGGCCCGCGCAGACGCTTGATCTCTCCGCGCTGGCTCTTGCCCTCGAGCCGGCGCTGCCTGGCCCCGTAGCTCGGCTTGGTGGGCCGGCGCACGCGCGGCGGCAGGGCCACGCTGTCGACCAGTTCCTGCAGCCGCGCCAGCGCGTCGGCACGGTTCATGTCCTGGCTGCGGTGGCGCTGCGCCTTCAGGACCAGCACGCCTTCCTGGGTGATGCGGCTGTCGCGCAGGGCGAGCAGGCGCTCCTTCACCGCCTCGGGCAGCGAGCTCGCGTGGATGTCGTAGCGCAGGTGCACGGCGCTCGACACCTTGTTGACGTTCTGGCCGCCGGCGCCTTGCGCGCGCATGGCACTGAACTCGACCTCCGAGGGGTCGATGGGGGCGAGCGGACGCGGCGCGGGCATGCGACATTCTGACGCTGCCGCCGAACCGGTGCGGGTGGCGGCGCCAACGCTAAACCGGCAGCACGTCCAGATTGTTCGCGCCCGGCAGGGCATGGAGGCTCATCGCGAGCCGCGCGGTGTACGAACGGCTCAACACCGTGCTGACCTCCGTCCAGTCGGCACGGGCCTCGGACGGCGTCAACGTGAGAACGAGATAGCCGCGCTTGCTCGTCTCCGCATAGCGCAGATCCCTCACCATTCTGGGGAAAGCGTCTGT
Above is a window of Variovorax sp. RA8 DNA encoding:
- the arfB gene encoding alternative ribosome rescue aminoacyl-tRNA hydrolase ArfB — translated: MPAPRPLAPIDPSEVEFSAMRAQGAGGQNVNKVSSAVHLRYDIHASSLPEAVKERLLALRDSRITQEGVLVLKAQRHRSQDMNRADALARLQELVDSVALPPRVRRPTKPSYGARQRRLEGKSQRGEIKRLRGPVQD